The Blastocatellia bacterium genome includes a window with the following:
- a CDS encoding thiolase family protein, with translation MNAYIAGAVRTPIGKFGGALATATAADLGVAVVVEALRRAGVQASEVDELIFGCARQAGVGPNVARQIAYRAGIPETRPAYTVNMACGSGLKAILLAAQEIALGRAHVVVAGGTESMSRVPYLIERARWGLRLGHDQLTDAMYKDGFLDPLSHLVMGETAEILAEQYEISRQEQDAYAWRSQQRAAQARRSGRFAEEILPLEVSDGRGGRRAVSEDEHIRPDTTLEGLARLTPVFRPGGTITAGNSSGITDGAAAVVVLSEQAAGRR, from the coding sequence GTGAACGCGTACATTGCCGGAGCTGTGCGGACGCCGATTGGGAAGTTTGGCGGGGCGCTCGCGACAGCAACGGCCGCCGATCTCGGAGTGGCGGTTGTCGTCGAAGCCTTGCGCCGGGCTGGTGTCCAGGCCTCGGAGGTGGACGAACTGATTTTCGGTTGCGCCCGTCAAGCGGGTGTCGGCCCCAATGTGGCTCGCCAGATCGCCTATCGCGCCGGGATCCCGGAGACGCGCCCGGCCTACACGGTCAATATGGCCTGCGGTTCGGGACTGAAAGCGATCCTGCTGGCGGCTCAGGAAATCGCTCTCGGTCGAGCCCACGTCGTCGTAGCCGGCGGAACTGAATCCATGAGTCGCGTTCCCTATCTGATCGAACGGGCGCGGTGGGGATTGCGACTCGGTCACGATCAGCTTACCGATGCCATGTATAAGGATGGGTTCCTCGATCCGCTCTCTCATCTCGTCATGGGAGAGACGGCCGAGATTCTCGCCGAGCAGTACGAGATTTCGCGCCAGGAGCAGGATGCCTATGCCTGGCGGAGTCAACAGCGCGCTGCTCAGGCCCGTCGTTCCGGGCGATTCGCCGAGGAGATTCTTCCGCTGGAGGTGAGCGACGGACGGGGAGGAAGGCGCGCGGTCTCCGAGGACGAACATATTCGTCCGGACACAACGCTGGAGGGACTCGCCCGGCTGACCCCGGTCTTTCGCCCCGGAGGAACGATCACGGCGGGAAATTCTTCGGGCATCACCGATGGGGCCGCGGCGGTTGTCGTTTTATCGGAACAGGCAGCCGGGCGCCGA
- a CDS encoding acetyl ornithine aminotransferase family protein, whose amino-acid sequence MDQTIMLPKIITDLPGPRAREIVERDARVVSPSYTRSYPLVIQRGSGAIIEDVDGNLFLDFNAGVAVCATGHAHPRVVEAITRQAREFIHLASADYYYPHLVELAEKLQQVTPGDFPKRVHFGNSGAEAIECALKVARYATRREKFIAFYGAFHGRTLGALSLTASKAAQRRGFGRQALDVTHIPYPNPLHWPYKGKSEDVGVECIRFLEDVVFKTSVPPDEVAAIVVEPIQGEGGYIVPPRSFFEELDRLRHKYGLLVIVDEVQSGMGRTGKLWACEHFDFVPDILTAAKGIASGLPLSATVARADLMNWHAGAHASTFGGNPVAIAASLATFELLEGGLLDNCRVMGQRLLEGLRRIAERHSDCIAEVRGLGLMIGVEFVTDPETLDPDPDLRDRIVWECFRQGLVVLGCGESTVRFSPPLVVTAEQVDFALAAFEQAITRCRTA is encoded by the coding sequence ATGGACCAGACAATCATGCTGCCGAAAATTATCACCGATTTACCGGGCCCCAGAGCCAGAGAGATCGTCGAGCGAGACGCGCGGGTTGTCTCCCCCTCGTACACGCGCTCTTATCCGCTGGTGATCCAGCGAGGCTCTGGAGCGATAATCGAGGATGTGGACGGAAATCTCTTCCTCGACTTCAATGCCGGCGTGGCCGTCTGCGCGACCGGTCACGCGCATCCGCGTGTTGTCGAAGCCATCACGCGGCAGGCGAGAGAATTCATTCATCTGGCTTCGGCCGACTACTACTATCCTCACCTCGTGGAACTGGCCGAGAAGCTCCAGCAGGTAACGCCGGGCGATTTCCCCAAGCGCGTCCATTTCGGGAACTCGGGTGCGGAAGCCATCGAATGCGCTTTGAAAGTCGCCCGCTATGCCACGCGGCGGGAGAAGTTCATCGCCTTCTACGGCGCCTTTCACGGGCGCACGCTGGGCGCCCTCTCTCTGACCGCGAGCAAGGCGGCACAACGCCGCGGGTTCGGTCGGCAGGCGCTCGATGTCACGCACATCCCGTATCCCAATCCCCTGCACTGGCCTTACAAGGGGAAGAGCGAGGATGTGGGCGTCGAGTGCATTCGCTTCCTCGAAGACGTCGTCTTCAAGACGTCGGTTCCGCCGGACGAAGTCGCCGCCATCGTCGTCGAACCCATTCAGGGCGAAGGCGGATACATCGTTCCTCCGCGCAGCTTCTTTGAAGAGCTTGACCGGCTCCGTCACAAGTACGGACTGCTCGTCATCGTGGACGAAGTGCAATCGGGGATGGGACGGACGGGGAAACTCTGGGCCTGCGAGCATTTTGACTTTGTGCCCGACATCCTGACGGCGGCCAAGGGGATCGCATCAGGTCTTCCGCTGAGCGCCACGGTAGCGCGGGCCGATCTCATGAACTGGCACGCCGGAGCGCACGCTTCGACTTTCGGCGGGAACCCGGTGGCTATTGCAGCCTCGCTGGCGACATTCGAGTTGCTGGAAGGCGGATTGCTCGACAACTGCCGCGTCATGGGCCAGCGGTTGCTCGAGGGATTGAGGCGCATCGCCGAGAGGCACAGCGACTGCATCGCCGAGGTTCGCGGATTAGGCTTGATGATCGGCGTTGAGTTCGTCACCGATCCCGAGACGCTCGATCCCGATCCCGATCTGCGCGACCGCATCGTGTGGGAATGCTTCCGGCAAGGTCTCGTCGTTCTCGGCTGCGGGGAATCCACGGTGCGCTTCTCCCCACCGCTGGTCGTCACGGCGGAGCAGGTGGATTTCGCTCTCGCTGCTTTTGAGCAAGCCATCACCCGATGTCGGACGGCTTAA